A genomic stretch from Cyprinus carpio isolate SPL01 chromosome A12, ASM1834038v1, whole genome shotgun sequence includes:
- the vps35l gene encoding VPS35 endosomal protein-sorting factor-like isoform X3: MASVQWHSRARKYEAEVQMCRLEVSAVDFSDYHPLKAITVTDSKARRGGRKGSTSSSSSSSSSVVLDPLSSMLDGSDPLSLFAAVSQTPALPHSISAGELGRKRREKEEEVGSDFEPWSSKRGEILSRFTTTEKLSINLFMGSDKSKASSPSSAVSEKVRTRLEELDDLEEGSQRELLNLSQQDYVNRIEELNQSLKEAWGSDQKVKALKIVIQCSKLLSDTSVIQFYPSKFVLITDILDTFGGLVYDRIWSMCADPHPLPESFSADDVNDTAKETCLNWFFKIASIRELVPRLYVEAALLKCNRFLTKSGIQETLQRLTAMIRGIGDPLVAVYARAYLCRVGMEVAPHLKDSLNKNFFDLLATFRQIHGESVQNQLAQQRVEIPIYLTLYSPAIHWILQCVAYRAPEVLLTEMMDRCKKLGNNALLLNSVMWAFRAEFVAMRATDFIGMIKDCDEAGFPKHLLFASLGRSLSCADPPESERLSILNDAWKVITKVRSPRDYINCAEIWVEFTCRHFTKREVNTILADIIKHMTPDRAFEDAYPQLQSVIKKILPHFHDFSVLFSMEKFLPFLDMFQKDSVRVEVCKSIMEVFIKHQQEATRDPVILNALLHICKTMHDSVNALTLDDEKRSLSLLINGFIRMTVNQLAMETRCVMKGNHSRKTAAFVRACAAYSFITIPSLTSIFNRLNLYLLSGEVALANQCLSQADAFLKAAVSLLPEVPRTISIEGKQRSSEPFLLDFINNFLSTLLVVPDHPEQGVLYLVRGLLNMVQDYTWEDNSDAKIRVYISALPLLAAMSQESYLYTIPKVDSNETLYGGDPKFIAEINKLCETLIGQVLDHLKGLGRDEVCSFVFQGVRRQGSLAFSLFGCLLAHGDLRNNKLNQLAVNLWNLSHKHGFCDTRTSVRTLEYIKHQAQLADLSHLSDMTARLSLQSRT; encoded by the exons ATGGCTTCAGTTCAGTG GCACTCTCGGGCCCGTAAATATGAGGCTGAGGTGCAGATGTGTCGTTTGGAGGTTTCAGCAGTGGATTTCAGTGACTATCATCCACTTAAAGCAATCACG GTGACAGATTCTAAAGCTCGCCGTGGTGGGCGGAAAGGCAGCacttcctcctcatcttcctcctctaGTTCTGTGGTTCTGGATCCACTCAGCTCAATGCTGGATGGGAGCGACCCACTCTCTCTTTTCGCTGCGGTGTCTCAGACACCAGCTCTCCCACACAGCATCTCTGCTGGG gAGTTGGGACGTAAACGTAGGGAGAAAGAGGAGGAAGTGGGCTCAGACTTTGAGCCGTGGTCATCTAAACGTGGAGAGATCCTGTCTAGATTCACCACCACAGAGAAACTGTCTATA AATCTCTTCATGGGCTCGGACAAGA GTAAAGCATCCAGTCCCAGCTCAGCGGTGTCAGAGAAGGTGCGCACTCGTCTGGAGGAACTGGATGACCTGGAGGAG GGCTCACAGAGGGAGCTGCTTAACCTGTCCCAGCAGGACTATGTCAACCGCATTGAAGAGCTCAACCAGTCTCTGAAGGAGGCCTGGGGTTCAGACCAGAAAGTCAAAGCTCTGAAAATTGTCATCCAG TGCTCCAAGCTGCTCTCTGATACGTCAGTAATTCAGTTCTACCCCAGCAAGTTTGTTCTCATCACAGATATCCTAGACACCTTCG GTGGACTGGTTTATGACAGGATCTGGTCCATGTGTGCTGACCCTCATCCTCtaccag AATCGTTCTCCGCTGATGATGTGAATGACACAGCCAAAGAGACGTGCCTCAACTGGTTCTTTAAAATCGCCTCCATCAGAGAGCTTGTCCCTCGATT ATATGTTGAGGCTGCTCTTCTGAAATGCAACCGCTTCTTGACAAAGTC TGGGATTCAGGAGACGCTGCAGAGATTGACAGCGATGATCAGAGGAATAGGAGACCCACTGGTGGCTGTGTACGCACGGGCATATTTATGCAGG gtGGGGATGGAGGTGGCGCCGCATCTGAAGGACAGTCTCAATAAGAATTTCTTTGACCTGCTGGCCACGTTCCGTCAGATTCATGGTGAAAGTGTACAGAATCAGTTGGCGCAGCAGCGGGTGGAGATTCCCATCTATCTGACTCTCTATTCTCCTGCTATACACTGGATcctgcagtgtgtggcatacagAGCACCAGAG GTTCTGCTAACAGAGATGATGGACAGATGCAAGAAGTTGGGCAACAA TGCTCTCCTGCTGAACTCTGTCATGTGGGCATTCCGGGCAGAATTTGTTGCAATGAGAGCGACAGACTTTATTGGCATGATCAAAGACTGTGATGAAGCTGGATTTCCCAAG CACCTGTTGTTTGCGTCTCTGGGTCGTAGTCTGTCCTGTGCTGACCCTCCAGAGAGTGAGAGACTCTCCATACTCAACGATGCCTGGAAGGTCATAACTAAAGTGCGCAGTCCAAGG GATTACATCAACTGTGCTGAGATCTGGGTGGAGTTTACCTGCCGTCACTTCACG AAACGGGAAGTGAACACCATTCTTGCTGACATCATTAAACACATGACTCCAGACAGAGCTTTCGAGGATGCATATCCACAG CTGCAGTCAGTGATAAAGAAGATCCTCCCCCACTTCCACGACTTCTCTGTGCTCTTCTCAATG GAGAAGTTTTTGCCCTTTCTGGACATGTTCCAGAAAGACAGTGTGAGGGTGGAGGTGTGTAAATCCATCATGGAGGTCTTCATCAA aCATCAGCAGGAGGCAACAAGAGACCCAGTCATTCTCAATGCGCTGCTGCACATCTGTAAGACCATGCATGACTCTGTCAA TGCTCTAACTCTAGATGATGAGAAAAGATCACTGTCTCTGCTGATTAATGGATTTATTCGTATG ACTGTGAATCAGTTAGCAATGGAGACCAGATGCGTAATGAAAGGCAATCACTCACGAAAAACGGCTGCTTTTGTCagg GCGTGTGCTGCCTACAGTTTCATCACCATTCCATCCCTCACCAGTATCTTCAACCGTCTCAACCTCTATCTGCTCTCTGGAGAGGTAGCGCTGGCCAACCAGTGTCTGTCCCAGG CGGATGCGTTTCTGAAGGCAGCAGTCAGTCTTTTGCCAGAAGTCCCACGAACCATCAGCATTGAGGGTAAACAGCGCTCATCTGAGCCCTTCCTCCTCGACTTCATCAACAACTTCCTCTCCACACTGCTCGTAGTGCCG GATCATCCGGAGCAGGGTGTGCTGTATCTGGTGCGAGGGCTGTTGAATATGGTGCAGGACTACACCTGGGAGGACAACAGTGATGCTAAGATCCGCGTCTACATCAGCGCTTTACCATTACTAGCAGCAATGAGCCAAGAAAGCTATCTCTACACCATTCCTAAAG TGGATTCCAATGAAACCCTCTATGGAGGAGATCCCAAGTTCATCGCAGAGATCAACAAGTTGTGTGAGACTCTGATCGGTCAGGTTCTGGATCATTTAAAGGGTCTGGGCCGAGATGAG GTGTGTTCGTTTGTGTTTCAGGGCGTGCGCAGGCAGGGCAGTCTGGCTTTCTCTCTGTTCGGCTGTCTGTTGGCTCATGGTGATCTACGCAACAACAAGCTCAATCAGCTGGCTGTCAATCTGTGGAACCTCAGCCACAAACATGGCTTCTGTGACACGCGCACATCG GTTCGTACTCTTGAGTACATCAAACATCAGGCGCAGCTGGCAGACTTGAGCCATCTCTCTGACATGACGGCACGTCTGTCTCTGCAGTCCAGAACCTGA
- the vps35l gene encoding VPS35 endosomal protein-sorting factor-like isoform X1, whose amino-acid sequence MASVQWHSRARKYEAEVQMCRLEVSAVDFSDYHPLKAITVTDSKARRGGRKGSTSSSSSSSSSVVLDPLSSMLDGSDPLSLFAAVSQTPALPHSISAGELGRKRREKEEEVGSDFEPWSSKRGEILSRFTTTEKLSINLFMGSDKSKASSPSSAVSEKVRTRLEELDDLEEGSQRELLNLSQQDYVNRIEELNQSLKEAWGSDQKVKALKIVIQCSKLLSDTSVIQFYPSKFVLITDILDTFGGLVYDRIWSMCADPHPLPESFSADDVNDTAKETCLNWFFKIASIRELVPRLYVEAALLKCNRFLTKSGIQETLQRLTAMIRGIGDPLVAVYARAYLCRVGMEVAPHLKDSLNKNFFDLLATFRQIHGESVQNQLAQQRVEIPIYLTLYSPAIHWILQCVAYRAPEVLLTEMMDRCKKLGNNALLLNSVMWAFRAEFVAMRATDFIGMIKDCDEAGFPKHLLFASLGRSLSCADPPESERLSILNDAWKVITKVRSPRDYINCAEIWVEFTCRHFTKREVNTILADIIKHMTPDRAFEDAYPQLQSVIKKILPHFHDFSVLFSMEKFLPFLDMFQKDSVRVEVCKSIMEVFIKHQQEATRDPVILNALLHICKTMHDSVNALTLDDEKRSLSLLINGFIRMVSFGRDFEQQLSFCVEARATFCNLEPVIIHLIHTVNQLAMETRCVMKGNHSRKTAAFVRACAAYSFITIPSLTSIFNRLNLYLLSGEVALANQCLSQADAFLKAAVSLLPEVPRTISIEGKQRSSEPFLLDFINNFLSTLLVVPDHPEQGVLYLVRGLLNMVQDYTWEDNSDAKIRVYISALPLLAAMSQESYLYTIPKVDSNETLYGGDPKFIAEINKLCETLIGQVLDHLKGLGRDEVCSFVFQGVRRQGSLAFSLFGCLLAHGDLRNNKLNQLAVNLWNLSHKHGFCDTRTSVRTLEYIKHQAQLADLSHLSDMTARLSLQSRT is encoded by the exons ATGGCTTCAGTTCAGTG GCACTCTCGGGCCCGTAAATATGAGGCTGAGGTGCAGATGTGTCGTTTGGAGGTTTCAGCAGTGGATTTCAGTGACTATCATCCACTTAAAGCAATCACG GTGACAGATTCTAAAGCTCGCCGTGGTGGGCGGAAAGGCAGCacttcctcctcatcttcctcctctaGTTCTGTGGTTCTGGATCCACTCAGCTCAATGCTGGATGGGAGCGACCCACTCTCTCTTTTCGCTGCGGTGTCTCAGACACCAGCTCTCCCACACAGCATCTCTGCTGGG gAGTTGGGACGTAAACGTAGGGAGAAAGAGGAGGAAGTGGGCTCAGACTTTGAGCCGTGGTCATCTAAACGTGGAGAGATCCTGTCTAGATTCACCACCACAGAGAAACTGTCTATA AATCTCTTCATGGGCTCGGACAAGA GTAAAGCATCCAGTCCCAGCTCAGCGGTGTCAGAGAAGGTGCGCACTCGTCTGGAGGAACTGGATGACCTGGAGGAG GGCTCACAGAGGGAGCTGCTTAACCTGTCCCAGCAGGACTATGTCAACCGCATTGAAGAGCTCAACCAGTCTCTGAAGGAGGCCTGGGGTTCAGACCAGAAAGTCAAAGCTCTGAAAATTGTCATCCAG TGCTCCAAGCTGCTCTCTGATACGTCAGTAATTCAGTTCTACCCCAGCAAGTTTGTTCTCATCACAGATATCCTAGACACCTTCG GTGGACTGGTTTATGACAGGATCTGGTCCATGTGTGCTGACCCTCATCCTCtaccag AATCGTTCTCCGCTGATGATGTGAATGACACAGCCAAAGAGACGTGCCTCAACTGGTTCTTTAAAATCGCCTCCATCAGAGAGCTTGTCCCTCGATT ATATGTTGAGGCTGCTCTTCTGAAATGCAACCGCTTCTTGACAAAGTC TGGGATTCAGGAGACGCTGCAGAGATTGACAGCGATGATCAGAGGAATAGGAGACCCACTGGTGGCTGTGTACGCACGGGCATATTTATGCAGG gtGGGGATGGAGGTGGCGCCGCATCTGAAGGACAGTCTCAATAAGAATTTCTTTGACCTGCTGGCCACGTTCCGTCAGATTCATGGTGAAAGTGTACAGAATCAGTTGGCGCAGCAGCGGGTGGAGATTCCCATCTATCTGACTCTCTATTCTCCTGCTATACACTGGATcctgcagtgtgtggcatacagAGCACCAGAG GTTCTGCTAACAGAGATGATGGACAGATGCAAGAAGTTGGGCAACAA TGCTCTCCTGCTGAACTCTGTCATGTGGGCATTCCGGGCAGAATTTGTTGCAATGAGAGCGACAGACTTTATTGGCATGATCAAAGACTGTGATGAAGCTGGATTTCCCAAG CACCTGTTGTTTGCGTCTCTGGGTCGTAGTCTGTCCTGTGCTGACCCTCCAGAGAGTGAGAGACTCTCCATACTCAACGATGCCTGGAAGGTCATAACTAAAGTGCGCAGTCCAAGG GATTACATCAACTGTGCTGAGATCTGGGTGGAGTTTACCTGCCGTCACTTCACG AAACGGGAAGTGAACACCATTCTTGCTGACATCATTAAACACATGACTCCAGACAGAGCTTTCGAGGATGCATATCCACAG CTGCAGTCAGTGATAAAGAAGATCCTCCCCCACTTCCACGACTTCTCTGTGCTCTTCTCAATG GAGAAGTTTTTGCCCTTTCTGGACATGTTCCAGAAAGACAGTGTGAGGGTGGAGGTGTGTAAATCCATCATGGAGGTCTTCATCAA aCATCAGCAGGAGGCAACAAGAGACCCAGTCATTCTCAATGCGCTGCTGCACATCTGTAAGACCATGCATGACTCTGTCAA TGCTCTAACTCTAGATGATGAGAAAAGATCACTGTCTCTGCTGATTAATGGATTTATTCGTATG GTGTCGTTTGGGAGGGACTTTGAGCAGCAGTTGAGTTTCTGTGTGGAAGCCAGAGCAACTTTCTGTAATCTAGAACCTGTCATTATTCACCTGATTCAC ACTGTGAATCAGTTAGCAATGGAGACCAGATGCGTAATGAAAGGCAATCACTCACGAAAAACGGCTGCTTTTGTCagg GCGTGTGCTGCCTACAGTTTCATCACCATTCCATCCCTCACCAGTATCTTCAACCGTCTCAACCTCTATCTGCTCTCTGGAGAGGTAGCGCTGGCCAACCAGTGTCTGTCCCAGG CGGATGCGTTTCTGAAGGCAGCAGTCAGTCTTTTGCCAGAAGTCCCACGAACCATCAGCATTGAGGGTAAACAGCGCTCATCTGAGCCCTTCCTCCTCGACTTCATCAACAACTTCCTCTCCACACTGCTCGTAGTGCCG GATCATCCGGAGCAGGGTGTGCTGTATCTGGTGCGAGGGCTGTTGAATATGGTGCAGGACTACACCTGGGAGGACAACAGTGATGCTAAGATCCGCGTCTACATCAGCGCTTTACCATTACTAGCAGCAATGAGCCAAGAAAGCTATCTCTACACCATTCCTAAAG TGGATTCCAATGAAACCCTCTATGGAGGAGATCCCAAGTTCATCGCAGAGATCAACAAGTTGTGTGAGACTCTGATCGGTCAGGTTCTGGATCATTTAAAGGGTCTGGGCCGAGATGAG GTGTGTTCGTTTGTGTTTCAGGGCGTGCGCAGGCAGGGCAGTCTGGCTTTCTCTCTGTTCGGCTGTCTGTTGGCTCATGGTGATCTACGCAACAACAAGCTCAATCAGCTGGCTGTCAATCTGTGGAACCTCAGCCACAAACATGGCTTCTGTGACACGCGCACATCG GTTCGTACTCTTGAGTACATCAAACATCAGGCGCAGCTGGCAGACTTGAGCCATCTCTCTGACATGACGGCACGTCTGTCTCTGCAGTCCAGAACCTGA
- the vps35l gene encoding VPS35 endosomal protein-sorting factor-like isoform X2, with protein MASVQWHSRARKYEAEVQMCRLEVSAVDFSDYHPLKAITVTDSKARRGGRKGSTSSSSSSSSSVVLDPLSSMLDGSDPLSLFAAVSQTPALPHSISAGELGRKRREKEEEVGSDFEPWSSKRGEILSRFTTTEKLSINLFMGSDKSKASSPSSAVSEKVRTRLEELDDLEEGSQRELLNLSQQDYVNRIEELNQSLKEAWGSDQKVKALKIVIQCSKLLSDTSVIQFYPSKFVLITDILDTFGGLVYDRIWSMCADPHPLPESFSADDVNDTAKETCLNWFFKIASIRELVPRLYVEAALLKCNRFLTKSGIQETLQRLTAMIRGIGDPLVAVYARAYLCRVGMEVAPHLKDSLNKNFFDLLATFRQIHGESVQNQLAQQRVEIPIYLTLYSPAIHWILQCVAYRAPEVLLTEMMDRCKKLGNNALLLNSVMWAFRAEFVAMRATDFIGMIKDCDEAGFPKHLLFASLGRSLSCADPPESERLSILNDAWKVITKVRSPRDYINCAEIWVEFTCRHFTKREVNTILADIIKHMTPDRAFEDAYPQLQSVIKKILPHFHDFSVLFSMEKFLPFLDMFQKDSVRVEVCKSIMEVFIKHQQEATRDPVILNALLHICKTMHDSVNALTLDDEKRSLSLLINGFIRMVSFGRDFEQQLSFCVEARATFCNLEPVIIHLIHTVNQLAMETRCVMKGNHSRKTAAFVRACAAYSFITIPSLTSIFNRLNLYLLSGEVALANQCLSQADAFLKAAVSLLPEVPRTISIEGKQRSSEPFLLDFINNFLSTLLVVPDHPEQGVLYLVRGLLNMVQDYTWEDNSDAKIRVYISALPLLAAMSQESYLYTIPKVDSNETLYGGDPKFIAEINKLCETLIGQVLDHLKGLGRDEGVRRQGSLAFSLFGCLLAHGDLRNNKLNQLAVNLWNLSHKHGFCDTRTSVRTLEYIKHQAQLADLSHLSDMTARLSLQSRT; from the exons ATGGCTTCAGTTCAGTG GCACTCTCGGGCCCGTAAATATGAGGCTGAGGTGCAGATGTGTCGTTTGGAGGTTTCAGCAGTGGATTTCAGTGACTATCATCCACTTAAAGCAATCACG GTGACAGATTCTAAAGCTCGCCGTGGTGGGCGGAAAGGCAGCacttcctcctcatcttcctcctctaGTTCTGTGGTTCTGGATCCACTCAGCTCAATGCTGGATGGGAGCGACCCACTCTCTCTTTTCGCTGCGGTGTCTCAGACACCAGCTCTCCCACACAGCATCTCTGCTGGG gAGTTGGGACGTAAACGTAGGGAGAAAGAGGAGGAAGTGGGCTCAGACTTTGAGCCGTGGTCATCTAAACGTGGAGAGATCCTGTCTAGATTCACCACCACAGAGAAACTGTCTATA AATCTCTTCATGGGCTCGGACAAGA GTAAAGCATCCAGTCCCAGCTCAGCGGTGTCAGAGAAGGTGCGCACTCGTCTGGAGGAACTGGATGACCTGGAGGAG GGCTCACAGAGGGAGCTGCTTAACCTGTCCCAGCAGGACTATGTCAACCGCATTGAAGAGCTCAACCAGTCTCTGAAGGAGGCCTGGGGTTCAGACCAGAAAGTCAAAGCTCTGAAAATTGTCATCCAG TGCTCCAAGCTGCTCTCTGATACGTCAGTAATTCAGTTCTACCCCAGCAAGTTTGTTCTCATCACAGATATCCTAGACACCTTCG GTGGACTGGTTTATGACAGGATCTGGTCCATGTGTGCTGACCCTCATCCTCtaccag AATCGTTCTCCGCTGATGATGTGAATGACACAGCCAAAGAGACGTGCCTCAACTGGTTCTTTAAAATCGCCTCCATCAGAGAGCTTGTCCCTCGATT ATATGTTGAGGCTGCTCTTCTGAAATGCAACCGCTTCTTGACAAAGTC TGGGATTCAGGAGACGCTGCAGAGATTGACAGCGATGATCAGAGGAATAGGAGACCCACTGGTGGCTGTGTACGCACGGGCATATTTATGCAGG gtGGGGATGGAGGTGGCGCCGCATCTGAAGGACAGTCTCAATAAGAATTTCTTTGACCTGCTGGCCACGTTCCGTCAGATTCATGGTGAAAGTGTACAGAATCAGTTGGCGCAGCAGCGGGTGGAGATTCCCATCTATCTGACTCTCTATTCTCCTGCTATACACTGGATcctgcagtgtgtggcatacagAGCACCAGAG GTTCTGCTAACAGAGATGATGGACAGATGCAAGAAGTTGGGCAACAA TGCTCTCCTGCTGAACTCTGTCATGTGGGCATTCCGGGCAGAATTTGTTGCAATGAGAGCGACAGACTTTATTGGCATGATCAAAGACTGTGATGAAGCTGGATTTCCCAAG CACCTGTTGTTTGCGTCTCTGGGTCGTAGTCTGTCCTGTGCTGACCCTCCAGAGAGTGAGAGACTCTCCATACTCAACGATGCCTGGAAGGTCATAACTAAAGTGCGCAGTCCAAGG GATTACATCAACTGTGCTGAGATCTGGGTGGAGTTTACCTGCCGTCACTTCACG AAACGGGAAGTGAACACCATTCTTGCTGACATCATTAAACACATGACTCCAGACAGAGCTTTCGAGGATGCATATCCACAG CTGCAGTCAGTGATAAAGAAGATCCTCCCCCACTTCCACGACTTCTCTGTGCTCTTCTCAATG GAGAAGTTTTTGCCCTTTCTGGACATGTTCCAGAAAGACAGTGTGAGGGTGGAGGTGTGTAAATCCATCATGGAGGTCTTCATCAA aCATCAGCAGGAGGCAACAAGAGACCCAGTCATTCTCAATGCGCTGCTGCACATCTGTAAGACCATGCATGACTCTGTCAA TGCTCTAACTCTAGATGATGAGAAAAGATCACTGTCTCTGCTGATTAATGGATTTATTCGTATG GTGTCGTTTGGGAGGGACTTTGAGCAGCAGTTGAGTTTCTGTGTGGAAGCCAGAGCAACTTTCTGTAATCTAGAACCTGTCATTATTCACCTGATTCAC ACTGTGAATCAGTTAGCAATGGAGACCAGATGCGTAATGAAAGGCAATCACTCACGAAAAACGGCTGCTTTTGTCagg GCGTGTGCTGCCTACAGTTTCATCACCATTCCATCCCTCACCAGTATCTTCAACCGTCTCAACCTCTATCTGCTCTCTGGAGAGGTAGCGCTGGCCAACCAGTGTCTGTCCCAGG CGGATGCGTTTCTGAAGGCAGCAGTCAGTCTTTTGCCAGAAGTCCCACGAACCATCAGCATTGAGGGTAAACAGCGCTCATCTGAGCCCTTCCTCCTCGACTTCATCAACAACTTCCTCTCCACACTGCTCGTAGTGCCG GATCATCCGGAGCAGGGTGTGCTGTATCTGGTGCGAGGGCTGTTGAATATGGTGCAGGACTACACCTGGGAGGACAACAGTGATGCTAAGATCCGCGTCTACATCAGCGCTTTACCATTACTAGCAGCAATGAGCCAAGAAAGCTATCTCTACACCATTCCTAAAG TGGATTCCAATGAAACCCTCTATGGAGGAGATCCCAAGTTCATCGCAGAGATCAACAAGTTGTGTGAGACTCTGATCGGTCAGGTTCTGGATCATTTAAAGGGTCTGGGCCGAGATGAG GGCGTGCGCAGGCAGGGCAGTCTGGCTTTCTCTCTGTTCGGCTGTCTGTTGGCTCATGGTGATCTACGCAACAACAAGCTCAATCAGCTGGCTGTCAATCTGTGGAACCTCAGCCACAAACATGGCTTCTGTGACACGCGCACATCG GTTCGTACTCTTGAGTACATCAAACATCAGGCGCAGCTGGCAGACTTGAGCCATCTCTCTGACATGACGGCACGTCTGTCTCTGCAGTCCAGAACCTGA